In Misgurnus anguillicaudatus unplaced genomic scaffold, ASM2758022v2 HiC_scaffold_31, whole genome shotgun sequence, a single window of DNA contains:
- the LOC141349066 gene encoding DENN domain-containing protein 2D-like isoform X2, with translation MKRISSLFSTLQEKLHKATETSIASSKGTTSKHAAPSGFDRSHTGQLFFEYLLVVSLKKKRGGEGYEPHITYQFPKCEVMGRLQREEEERCMKAVHLFCFPEGINWAPLTQYRSETFSFVLTEVDGSRRNGYCRRLLPNGAGARIPEAYCIISHVACFGLFSKIFDEVEKRRQISKAMIYPFMQSLRESPLPAPGKTVKITSFIPEYGTEVISLTRPADSWLEHVDFQTLFSCLTDEEVLLVFAAVVLERRIIFISEELSTLSQVLHAVAALLYPFVWQHTFISTVPKVLIDVCCAPTPYLLGVQKNMLDLITDHSDLLIVDLSTKAKTKFVARIGDEESILPAKLKEEVLLALSARKHNACTDEVNRLVSEAFLQVFLKTVGHFSQHFKRCGNGRQFQKKSFLKAVEPKTHLNFVKLFIQTQMFDLFIRQEEETMKSNPNGFFHSKVLEYQERRKREKTKTFLRGFVV, from the exons ATGAAGAGGATCAGCTCACTGTTCTCAACACTACAGGAGAAACTACACAAAGCTa CTGAAACATCCATCGCATCATCCAAAGGCACAACATCCAAACATGCGGCGCCCTCAGGCTTTGATCGGAGTCACACGGGTCAGCTCTTCTTCGAGTATCTGCTGGTGGTCAGTCTGAAGAAGAAGAGAGGTGGTGAAGGTTATGAACCTCATATCACCTATCAGTTCCCAAAG tgTGAGGTGATGGGACGTCTACAGCGCGAGGAAGAGGAGCGATGCATGAAGGCCGTTCATCTCTTCTGCTTTCCTGAAGGCATCAACTGGGCTCCTCTGACACAATACcgcag TGAAACTTTCTCATTCGTTCTGACTGAAGTGGACGGCAGTCGGAGAAACGGTTACTGCAGGAGATTACTG CCGAATGGAGCAGGTGCTCGTATCCCTGAAGCGTACTGTATCATCAGTCATGTTGCCTGCTTCGGACTCTTCTCAAAG ATCTTTGATGAGGTGGAGAAGAGAAGACAGATCTCAAAGGCGATGATCTATCCGTTCATGCAGAGTCTGCGGGAGTCTCCTCTTCCAGCTCCTGGAAAGACAGTCAAGATCACCAGCTTCATTCCCGAGTATGGGACAGAG GTCATCAGTTTAACTCGACCGGCCGACTCTTGGCTAGAACACGTGGACTTTCAAACGCTCTTCAGCTGTCTAACGGATGAAGAGGTGCTGCTGGTTTTTGCCGCTGTTGTATTGGAACGACGAATCATCTTCATCTCAGAGGAGCTCAG CACACTGTCACAGGTTCTTCACGCCGTGGCCGCTCTCTTGTATCCGTTCGTATGGCAGCACACGTTCATCTCCACTGTTCCTAAAGTTCTGATTGATGTGTGTTGTGCACCGACGCCGTATCTGCTGGGGGTTCAGAAGAACATGCTGGACCTCATCACAGATCACAGTGAT CTGCTGATTGTCGACCTGTCAACTAAAGCCAAAACAAAATTCGTAGCAAGA ATAGGAGATGAGGAGTCTATCTTGCCAGCTAAACTCAAGGAGGAAGTCTTGCTTGCCCTCTCAGCACGCAAACACAACGCCT GCACAGATGAAGTAAACCGGCTTGTGTCAGAGGCGTTCCTCCAGGTCTTCCTCAAAACTGTCGGGCATTTCTCACAACACTTCAAGCGTTGCGGGAACGGCCGTCAGTTCCAGAAGAAATCTTTCCTGAAAGCCGTGGAGCCCAAAACTCACCTCAACTTTGTTAAACTCTTCATCCAGACGCAGATGTTTGATCTGTTCATACGACAGGAGGAGGAGACGATGAAGTCAAACCCTAACg GATTTTTTCATAGTAAAGTGTTGGAGTATCAAGAGAGAAGAAAGCGAGAGAAGACAAAGACATTTCTTCGAGGTTTTGTTGTGTGA
- the LOC141349066 gene encoding DENN domain-containing protein 2D-like isoform X3, whose product MNTVKNNRHQLHTTTDVDHHRTMKRISSLFSTLQEKLHKATETSIASSKGTTSKHAAPSGFDRSHTGQLFFEYLLVVSLKKKRGGEGYEPHITYQFPKCEVMGRLQREEEERCMKAVHLFCFPEGINWAPLTQYRSETFSFVLTEVDGSRRNGYCRRLLPNGAGARIPEAYCIISHVACFGLFSKIFDEVEKRRQISKAMIYPFMQSLRESPLPAPGKTVKITSFIPEYGTEVISLTRPADSWLEHVDFQTLFSCLTDEEVLLVFAAVVLERRIIFISEELSTLSQVLHAVAALLYPFVWQHTFISTVPKVLIDVCCAPTPYLLGVQKNMLDLITDHSDLLIVDLSTKAKTKFVARIGDEESILPAKLKEEVLLALSARKHNAFVC is encoded by the exons ATGAACACCGTGAAGAACAACAGACATCAGCTACACACAACA ACAGACGTTGATCATCACAGAACCATGAAGAGGATCAGCTCACTGTTCTCAACACTACAGGAGAAACTACACAAAGCTa CTGAAACATCCATCGCATCATCCAAAGGCACAACATCCAAACATGCGGCGCCCTCAGGCTTTGATCGGAGTCACACGGGTCAGCTCTTCTTCGAGTATCTGCTGGTGGTCAGTCTGAAGAAGAAGAGAGGTGGTGAAGGTTATGAACCTCATATCACCTATCAGTTCCCAAAG tgTGAGGTGATGGGACGTCTACAGCGCGAGGAAGAGGAGCGATGCATGAAGGCCGTTCATCTCTTCTGCTTTCCTGAAGGCATCAACTGGGCTCCTCTGACACAATACcgcag TGAAACTTTCTCATTCGTTCTGACTGAAGTGGACGGCAGTCGGAGAAACGGTTACTGCAGGAGATTACTG CCGAATGGAGCAGGTGCTCGTATCCCTGAAGCGTACTGTATCATCAGTCATGTTGCCTGCTTCGGACTCTTCTCAAAG ATCTTTGATGAGGTGGAGAAGAGAAGACAGATCTCAAAGGCGATGATCTATCCGTTCATGCAGAGTCTGCGGGAGTCTCCTCTTCCAGCTCCTGGAAAGACAGTCAAGATCACCAGCTTCATTCCCGAGTATGGGACAGAG GTCATCAGTTTAACTCGACCGGCCGACTCTTGGCTAGAACACGTGGACTTTCAAACGCTCTTCAGCTGTCTAACGGATGAAGAGGTGCTGCTGGTTTTTGCCGCTGTTGTATTGGAACGACGAATCATCTTCATCTCAGAGGAGCTCAG CACACTGTCACAGGTTCTTCACGCCGTGGCCGCTCTCTTGTATCCGTTCGTATGGCAGCACACGTTCATCTCCACTGTTCCTAAAGTTCTGATTGATGTGTGTTGTGCACCGACGCCGTATCTGCTGGGGGTTCAGAAGAACATGCTGGACCTCATCACAGATCACAGTGAT CTGCTGATTGTCGACCTGTCAACTAAAGCCAAAACAAAATTCGTAGCAAGA ATAGGAGATGAGGAGTCTATCTTGCCAGCTAAACTCAAGGAGGAAGTCTTGCTTGCCCTCTCAGCACGCAAACACAACGCCT TTGTTTGTTAA
- the LOC129453279 gene encoding DNA damage-regulated autophagy modulator protein 2, whose amino-acid sequence MWWFQEGLCALPVALVVWTSATFIFAYITAVVLRHVDPLVPYISDTGSVAPERCVFGIMLNVSAFLGVATMYVRYKQLQALIDNSETRLHRLNGVGFVLGCGSCFGMCVVANFQKTTLFVMHLVGAVLTFGVGALYIFVQTILSYYMQPHFHSKTMFWTRLSVGIWTLASIISMFVSSVIMYSILAGVEVNKKLHWTPGELGYTPHIISTISEWSLALSFVSFFLTYIRDFKKINLRAEAKLHSDHLYPTPRATTETSPLLAGSI is encoded by the exons ATGTGGTGGTTTCAGGAAGGTTTGTGTGCTTTACCCGTGGCGTTGGTGGTGTGGACCTCTGCCACCTTCATCTTTGCTTACATCACAGCTGTTGTACTGCGACATGTGGATCCTCTGGTACCTTACATCAG TGATACAGGAAGCGTTGCTCCAGAGAGATGCGTGTTTGGGATCATGCTGAACGTCTCTGCGTTTTTAG GTGTCGCTACGATGTATGTGCGATATAAGCAGCTTCAAGCCCTGATTGATAATAGTGAAACTCGTCTGCATCGTCTGAATGGAGTGGGTTTTGTTCTGGGTTGTGGTAGCTGTTTTGGCATGTGTGTAGTCGCAAACTTTCAG AAAACCACACTGTTCGTGATGCATCTGGTGGGCGCAGTGCTGACGTTTGGCGTCGGTGCTTTGTACATCTTTGTCCAGACAATACTGTCCTACTACATGCAGCCACACTTTCATAGTAAAACCATGTTCTGGACCCGTCTGAGTGTGGGGATTTGGACTTTAGCCAGTATTATCAGTA TGTTTGTGTCATCTGTTATCATGTACAGCATATTAGCTGGAGTAGAAGTCAACAAGAAGTTACACTGGACCCCTGGAGAActt GGTTACACACCTCACATCATCAGCACCATCTCTGAATGGTCTCTGGCTCTGTCCTTCGTCAGCTTCTTCCTCACGTACATCAGAGACTTTAAG AAGATCAATCTGAGAGCAGAGGCCAAGCTTCACAGTGATCATCTGTACCCAACTCCCCGCGCGACCACAGAGACGTCACCACTGCTGGCCGGCAGCATCTGA
- the LOC141349066 gene encoding DENN domain-containing protein 2D-like isoform X1 — protein MNTVKNNRHQLHTTTDVDHHRTMKRISSLFSTLQEKLHKATETSIASSKGTTSKHAAPSGFDRSHTGQLFFEYLLVVSLKKKRGGEGYEPHITYQFPKCEVMGRLQREEEERCMKAVHLFCFPEGINWAPLTQYRSETFSFVLTEVDGSRRNGYCRRLLPNGAGARIPEAYCIISHVACFGLFSKIFDEVEKRRQISKAMIYPFMQSLRESPLPAPGKTVKITSFIPEYGTEVISLTRPADSWLEHVDFQTLFSCLTDEEVLLVFAAVVLERRIIFISEELSTLSQVLHAVAALLYPFVWQHTFISTVPKVLIDVCCAPTPYLLGVQKNMLDLITDHSDLLIVDLSTKAKTKFVARIGDEESILPAKLKEEVLLALSARKHNACTDEVNRLVSEAFLQVFLKTVGHFSQHFKRCGNGRQFQKKSFLKAVEPKTHLNFVKLFIQTQMFDLFIRQEEETMKSNPNGFFHSKVLEYQERRKREKTKTFLRGFVV, from the exons ATGAACACCGTGAAGAACAACAGACATCAGCTACACACAACA ACAGACGTTGATCATCACAGAACCATGAAGAGGATCAGCTCACTGTTCTCAACACTACAGGAGAAACTACACAAAGCTa CTGAAACATCCATCGCATCATCCAAAGGCACAACATCCAAACATGCGGCGCCCTCAGGCTTTGATCGGAGTCACACGGGTCAGCTCTTCTTCGAGTATCTGCTGGTGGTCAGTCTGAAGAAGAAGAGAGGTGGTGAAGGTTATGAACCTCATATCACCTATCAGTTCCCAAAG tgTGAGGTGATGGGACGTCTACAGCGCGAGGAAGAGGAGCGATGCATGAAGGCCGTTCATCTCTTCTGCTTTCCTGAAGGCATCAACTGGGCTCCTCTGACACAATACcgcag TGAAACTTTCTCATTCGTTCTGACTGAAGTGGACGGCAGTCGGAGAAACGGTTACTGCAGGAGATTACTG CCGAATGGAGCAGGTGCTCGTATCCCTGAAGCGTACTGTATCATCAGTCATGTTGCCTGCTTCGGACTCTTCTCAAAG ATCTTTGATGAGGTGGAGAAGAGAAGACAGATCTCAAAGGCGATGATCTATCCGTTCATGCAGAGTCTGCGGGAGTCTCCTCTTCCAGCTCCTGGAAAGACAGTCAAGATCACCAGCTTCATTCCCGAGTATGGGACAGAG GTCATCAGTTTAACTCGACCGGCCGACTCTTGGCTAGAACACGTGGACTTTCAAACGCTCTTCAGCTGTCTAACGGATGAAGAGGTGCTGCTGGTTTTTGCCGCTGTTGTATTGGAACGACGAATCATCTTCATCTCAGAGGAGCTCAG CACACTGTCACAGGTTCTTCACGCCGTGGCCGCTCTCTTGTATCCGTTCGTATGGCAGCACACGTTCATCTCCACTGTTCCTAAAGTTCTGATTGATGTGTGTTGTGCACCGACGCCGTATCTGCTGGGGGTTCAGAAGAACATGCTGGACCTCATCACAGATCACAGTGAT CTGCTGATTGTCGACCTGTCAACTAAAGCCAAAACAAAATTCGTAGCAAGA ATAGGAGATGAGGAGTCTATCTTGCCAGCTAAACTCAAGGAGGAAGTCTTGCTTGCCCTCTCAGCACGCAAACACAACGCCT GCACAGATGAAGTAAACCGGCTTGTGTCAGAGGCGTTCCTCCAGGTCTTCCTCAAAACTGTCGGGCATTTCTCACAACACTTCAAGCGTTGCGGGAACGGCCGTCAGTTCCAGAAGAAATCTTTCCTGAAAGCCGTGGAGCCCAAAACTCACCTCAACTTTGTTAAACTCTTCATCCAGACGCAGATGTTTGATCTGTTCATACGACAGGAGGAGGAGACGATGAAGTCAAACCCTAACg GATTTTTTCATAGTAAAGTGTTGGAGTATCAAGAGAGAAGAAAGCGAGAGAAGACAAAGACATTTCTTCGAGGTTTTGTTGTGTGA